The following are encoded in a window of Streptomyces sp. SAT1 genomic DNA:
- a CDS encoding vWA domain-containing protein — protein MTGDGPPLGGDAVLLGFARALRAAGLAVSAERVHAFLRAADALRPEVRADLYWAGRLTLCGDRDDLERYERVFGACFGPGPGGEPPRTARPAPPPRPRVAVREAPAGARGRGGADRPPGPPVASLASSAEVLRHRDVAGLDPAERAQVRRLLAAFALRGQARRSARRRPARRGEFDARRTVRELLRRGGEPAPPRLHARTERPRRVVLLVDVSGSMAPYADALLRFAHAAVRGRRTEVFTVGTRLTRVTRELSHRDADLAMAAVSEAVPDWRGGTRLGVLLREFLDRYGQRGTARGAVVVLLSDGWERGDPRLLAAQMRRLHRLAHRVVWANPRKARPGYAPLAAGMAAALPSVDAFVEGHSVAALERLAAVVRGADSGAGTGTGAGAGAGGAKGRERA, from the coding sequence ATGACGGGCGACGGGCCGCCGCTCGGCGGGGACGCGGTGCTGCTCGGCTTCGCGCGGGCGCTGCGCGCGGCCGGGCTCGCGGTGAGCGCGGAGCGGGTGCACGCGTTCCTGCGCGCGGCGGACGCGCTGCGCCCGGAGGTCCGCGCGGACCTGTACTGGGCGGGGCGGCTGACGCTGTGCGGTGACCGGGACGACCTGGAGCGCTACGAGCGGGTGTTCGGCGCCTGCTTCGGCCCGGGTCCGGGCGGGGAGCCGCCCCGGACGGCCCGGCCCGCTCCCCCGCCCCGGCCGCGGGTCGCCGTGCGCGAGGCGCCCGCCGGGGCGCGCGGCCGAGGCGGCGCGGACCGGCCGCCGGGTCCGCCCGTCGCCTCGCTCGCCAGCTCGGCGGAGGTGCTGCGCCATCGCGACGTGGCCGGGCTCGACCCCGCCGAACGCGCCCAGGTGCGCAGACTGCTGGCCGCGTTCGCGCTGCGCGGCCAGGCGCGGCGCAGCGCGCGGCGGCGCCCGGCCCGGCGCGGGGAGTTCGACGCCCGCCGCACCGTACGGGAGCTGCTGCGGCGCGGCGGCGAACCCGCGCCGCCCCGGCTCCACGCGCGGACGGAGCGGCCCCGGCGGGTGGTGCTGCTCGTCGACGTCAGCGGCTCCATGGCGCCGTACGCGGACGCGCTGCTGCGGTTCGCGCACGCGGCGGTCCGCGGGCGGCGCACGGAGGTGTTCACCGTCGGCACCCGGCTGACCCGGGTGACCCGGGAGCTGTCCCACCGGGACGCCGACCTGGCGATGGCGGCGGTCTCCGAGGCGGTGCCCGACTGGCGCGGCGGCACCCGGCTCGGCGTCCTGCTGCGGGAGTTCCTGGACCGCTACGGGCAGCGCGGCACGGCCCGCGGCGCCGTGGTCGTCCTCCTGTCCGACGGGTGGGAGCGCGGCGACCCCCGTCTGCTGGCCGCCCAGATGCGCCGGCTGCACCGGCTGGCCCACCGGGTGGTCTGGGCCAACCCGCGCAAGGCGCGCCCGGGTTACGCGCCCCTGGCGGCCGGGATGGCCGCCGCCCTGCCGAGCGTGGACGCCTTCGTGGAGGGGCACAGCGTGGCCGCGCTGGAGCGGCTGGCCGCGGTGGTCCGGGGCGCGGACAGCGGCGCCGGGACGGGCACGGGTGCCGGTGCCGGTGCCGGTGGTGCGAAGGGACGAGAGCGTGCGTGA